In Streptomyces longhuiensis, the following proteins share a genomic window:
- a CDS encoding cytochrome P450, translating to MSLTSAPRTRRTVFAPRLTALLDDHLGQDVFRLESDTVGVAGHDVADRILAARRATETERPTFKPLHGRSISRNEASSVTRTTGNDVREALKRPLPPDVDLSGPWPLTGHLLLRDLILGQDPLRLRMLMSRNLELTPKLTWSVIAAGAALPGWPRPGAHLTGLAERAAEAVGYQERRYAMGVYRRAAAPVCFTVSTLVANALWLGSPFDDSTSNRNIIYEALRLLPPSWNILRNASPEYPAIDSRIREDDDVLLLPLLSHRDPALWEDAPAFRPERWDELDPDATPGYLPFGHSSERCWGRHMVMPLAELLLDGIRGAGLVVDPDQRTGRVPLLGLLGVEEVRLTKARTA from the coding sequence GTGTCGCTCACCTCCGCGCCGCGAACGCGCCGTACCGTGTTCGCCCCGCGACTGACAGCCCTCCTCGACGACCACCTGGGCCAGGACGTCTTCCGGCTCGAGAGCGACACCGTCGGAGTGGCCGGACACGACGTAGCGGACCGGATCCTCGCCGCGCGCCGGGCGACGGAGACCGAGCGGCCGACGTTCAAGCCGCTGCACGGCCGCTCGATCTCGCGCAACGAAGCCTCCTCGGTCACCCGGACGACAGGCAACGACGTCCGCGAGGCGCTGAAGCGCCCCTTGCCGCCGGACGTCGACCTGTCGGGTCCTTGGCCTCTGACCGGGCACCTCCTCCTGAGGGACCTCATCCTCGGCCAGGACCCCCTCCGGCTCCGGATGTTGATGAGTCGTAACCTCGAACTGACACCCAAGCTGACCTGGTCCGTGATCGCCGCGGGCGCCGCGCTGCCCGGCTGGCCGCGACCCGGTGCCCACCTCACCGGCCTTGCGGAGCGGGCGGCCGAGGCCGTCGGCTACCAGGAGCGCAGGTACGCGATGGGTGTCTACCGGCGAGCGGCCGCACCGGTGTGTTTCACGGTCTCGACGCTCGTCGCGAATGCGTTGTGGCTCGGCTCCCCCTTCGACGACAGCACGTCGAACCGCAACATCATCTACGAGGCTCTGCGACTGCTGCCGCCCTCGTGGAACATCCTCCGCAACGCCTCCCCGGAGTACCCCGCGATCGACAGCCGGATCCGGGAGGACGACGACGTCCTGCTGCTTCCGCTGCTCTCGCACCGTGACCCGGCCCTGTGGGAGGACGCGCCCGCGTTCCGGCCCGAGCGCTGGGACGAACTCGACCCCGACGCCACGCCGGGATATCTGCCCTTCGGGCATTCCTCTGAGCGTTGCTGGGGACGGCACATGGTGATGCCGCTCGCCGAACTCCTGCTGGACGGGATCCGCGGCGCAGGGCTCGTCGTCGATCCCGACCAGCGGACCGGCAGGGTTCCGCTGCTCGGCCTGCTGGGGGTCGAGGAAGTACGCCTGACGAAGGCGCGAACAGCCTGA
- a CDS encoding SDR family NAD(P)-dependent oxidoreductase, whose amino-acid sequence MHLDLSGRTALVTGSTQGIGAAIATGLARAGARVGVNGRDRGRVEAAVEQLKVGVPDGDFVPVAADVGSEEGARRAWETLPDVDILINNLGIFDAKNPLDITDDEWRRYFEVNVLAAVRLTRLYLPGMTERGRGRVQYIASDSAVVIPAEMIHYGMSKTALLAVSRGFAKHAAGTGVTVNCVIAGPTHTGGVEDFVYQLVDRDLPWDEAQRVFMREYRPQSLLQRLIEPEEIANMVVYLSSDLASATTGGALRVDGGYIDAILP is encoded by the coding sequence CGATCGCGACCGGACTCGCACGCGCCGGCGCGCGGGTCGGAGTCAACGGACGCGACCGGGGCAGGGTGGAGGCGGCCGTCGAGCAGCTCAAAGTCGGCGTGCCGGACGGCGACTTCGTTCCGGTCGCCGCCGACGTCGGTTCCGAGGAGGGCGCTCGACGCGCCTGGGAAACGCTGCCTGACGTGGACATCCTCATCAACAATCTCGGCATCTTCGACGCGAAGAACCCCTTGGACATCACGGACGACGAATGGCGCCGCTACTTCGAGGTGAACGTGCTGGCCGCCGTCCGGCTCACGCGGCTGTACCTGCCGGGCATGACCGAACGCGGCCGGGGGCGTGTCCAGTACATCGCGAGCGACTCCGCGGTGGTGATCCCCGCCGAGATGATCCACTACGGCATGTCGAAAACCGCCCTGCTCGCGGTCAGCCGCGGCTTCGCCAAGCACGCCGCGGGGACGGGCGTCACCGTGAACTGCGTCATCGCGGGCCCCACTCACACCGGCGGCGTCGAAGACTTCGTGTACCAACTCGTCGACCGCGACCTGCCGTGGGACGAGGCGCAGCGCGTCTTCATGCGCGAGTACCGCCCGCAGTCGCTGTTGCAGCGCCTGATCGAACCCGAGGAGATCGCCAACATGGTGGTGTACCTGAGCTCCGACCTGGCCTCGGCGACCACGGGCGGTGCGCTGCGGGTCGACGGCGGGTACATCGACGCCATCCTTCCCTAG
- a CDS encoding tryptorubin family RiPP precursor, with the protein MKLLFAIRNKAAARKSLKASAWYLWY; encoded by the coding sequence ATGAAGCTTCTCTTCGCCATCCGCAACAAGGCCGCGGCCCGAAAGTCCCTGAAGGCGAGCGCCTGGTACCTCTGGTACTGA